In Pseudomonas fluorescens, the following are encoded in one genomic region:
- a CDS encoding mechanosensitive ion channel family protein, with the protein MIRLKTAILLGALLFVGSEQLEAAAIPGLPATATAATPPAHPEPLVQGGLLGAISSSIDEVQTKLDLNENLVDVWRLRADRAADEVDQLVNQPSARSPWSVASDFLLLTCVWAVVFACLWLLGRMAARRLCEHRLLLSRERGQALLGYVLPYTLAAVISLPLTIYASQFLPISAGRALALCLAYAASAGIFAASLVLSLVVVFNTGHKRRAVQIIRVKSPRPLFVIGFLVALSDALTSPQIAHQLGNNLTSSIAVFTGLAASMSFGLLVIRMRRPVAQVIRILPLAQRLRQPALRETLRIFSGLWYWPILLMVLVSIINLIGAGADNQRVLRSALFTTVLLIATVFLSTTLHHLFKARSEADLRRSSAYKERFLNLSHALLRIAMAIVFIDILGRVWGVSLFEFAVSNAVGRAISDSLGHIGLILLVTWMVWVVLDTAIQEALKPPTNKRSARQPSTRVKTILPLLRNAIKIILVVICAITTMANLGINVAPFLAGAGVIGLAIGFGSQQLVQDVITGLFIIIEDTLSIGDWVVLDSGHAGTVEGLTIRTLRLRDGKGFVHSVPFGQIKAVTNQSRQFAYAFFSVQFTYDTDVDKAIELIREAGHSISNDPFLRYNLQGPLDVFGVDRMDLNGVVLTAQFRTVSGGQYAVSRAFNQRLKKLVDNCPWVNFAQTYPQQALVPRHPVEPPPEAGHEPDHSAVLMPDRPRSQ; encoded by the coding sequence TTGATCAGGCTCAAGACCGCGATTCTGCTGGGAGCGTTGCTGTTTGTGGGCAGCGAGCAACTGGAAGCCGCCGCGATACCGGGGCTGCCCGCCACCGCGACTGCCGCGACGCCGCCGGCCCACCCCGAACCGCTGGTGCAAGGCGGGTTATTGGGGGCCATCAGTTCAAGCATCGACGAGGTCCAGACCAAACTCGATCTCAACGAAAACCTCGTCGACGTCTGGCGCCTGCGTGCCGACCGCGCGGCCGATGAAGTGGATCAGTTGGTCAATCAGCCATCGGCCCGTTCGCCCTGGAGCGTCGCCAGCGATTTCCTGCTGCTGACCTGCGTGTGGGCGGTGGTGTTTGCCTGTCTGTGGCTGCTTGGGCGGATGGCCGCCAGGCGACTGTGCGAGCATCGTCTGCTGCTCAGTCGTGAGCGGGGCCAGGCGTTGCTCGGCTACGTGCTGCCCTACACCCTTGCGGCGGTGATCAGTCTGCCGTTGACGATTTATGCCAGTCAGTTTTTGCCGATATCGGCGGGACGGGCGCTGGCGCTGTGTCTGGCTTATGCCGCCAGCGCGGGGATATTTGCCGCGTCATTGGTGCTGTCGCTGGTGGTGGTGTTCAATACCGGGCACAAGCGGCGGGCGGTGCAGATCATCCGCGTGAAGAGTCCCCGGCCCTTGTTCGTTATCGGCTTTCTGGTGGCATTGAGCGACGCCCTGACCAGCCCGCAGATCGCCCATCAACTGGGCAACAATCTCACCAGCAGCATCGCCGTATTCACCGGGTTGGCAGCGTCGATGTCCTTCGGCTTGCTGGTGATCCGCATGCGTCGCCCGGTCGCCCAGGTGATCCGCATCCTGCCGCTGGCCCAGCGCCTCAGGCAGCCGGCGCTGCGTGAAACCCTGCGGATATTTTCCGGGCTCTGGTATTGGCCGATTCTGTTGATGGTACTGGTTTCGATCATCAACCTGATCGGCGCCGGGGCGGACAATCAGAGAGTGCTGCGCAGCGCCTTGTTCACCACGGTGTTGCTGATTGCCACGGTATTTCTCAGCACCACGCTGCACCATTTGTTCAAGGCGCGCAGCGAAGCGGACCTGCGCCGCAGCAGCGCCTACAAGGAGCGCTTTCTCAATCTGTCCCATGCCTTGCTGCGCATCGCCATGGCCATCGTGTTCATCGATATCCTCGGACGGGTCTGGGGCGTGTCGCTGTTCGAATTCGCGGTGAGCAATGCCGTGGGCCGGGCGATCAGTGATTCCCTGGGCCACATCGGTTTGATCCTGCTGGTGACCTGGATGGTCTGGGTGGTGCTCGACACGGCGATTCAGGAAGCCCTGAAACCGCCGACCAACAAGCGCTCGGCGCGCCAGCCGAGTACGCGGGTGAAAACCATCCTGCCGCTGCTGCGCAACGCGATCAAAATCATCCTGGTGGTGATTTGCGCGATCACCACCATGGCCAACCTGGGGATCAACGTCGCGCCATTCCTGGCAGGTGCCGGGGTCATCGGCCTGGCGATCGGTTTCGGTTCCCAGCAACTGGTGCAGGACGTGATCACCGGGCTGTTCATCATCATAGAAGACACCTTGTCCATCGGTGACTGGGTGGTGCTCGATTCAGGGCATGCCGGTACCGTCGAAGGCCTGACCATCCGCACCTTGCGCCTGCGCGACGGCAAGGGCTTCGTGCACTCGGTGCCGTTCGGGCAGATCAAGGCCGTGACCAACCAATCGCGGCAATTCGCCTATGCGTTTTTCTCGGTGCAATTCACCTACGACACCGATGTCGACAAGGCCATCGAACTGATCCGCGAGGCCGGGCACTCCATCAGCAACGACCCGTTCCTGCGCTACAACCTGCAAGGGCCGCTGGATGTTTTTGGCGTCGACAGGATGGACCTCAACGGTGTGGTGCTGACCGCGCAATTCCGCACGGTGTCCGGTGGCCAATATGCGGTGAGCCGGGCTTTCAACCAGCGTTTGAAAAAGCTTGTGGATAACTGCCCGTGGGTGAACTTCGCGCAGACTTATCCACAGCAGGCGCTGGTGCCGAGGCATCCGGTCGAACCACCACCCGAGGCAGGGCATGAGCCGGACCATTCGGCGGTGCTGATGCCGGATCGGCCGCGGTCTCAATAG
- a CDS encoding MFS transporter: protein MPIALLALTLSAFAIGTTEFVIVGLLPTIGADLGVSLPSAGLLVSLYALGVAVGAPVLTALTGKVPRKLLLLSLMVLFTLGNLLAWQAPSYESLILARIVTGLAHGVFFSIGSTIATSLVPKEKAASAIAIMFTGLTVALVTGVPLGTFIGQHFGWRETFLAVSVLGVIAFIGSLLYVPKNIAHSKPASLLQQLQVLKQPRLLLVYAMTAVGYGGSFIAFTFLAPILQDLSGFSASTVSLVLLVYGISVAVGNIWGGKLADKRGPISALKIIFALLAAVLFVLTFTAGNPWLALATVLVWGAVAFGNVPGLQVYVVRQAEHHTPQAVDVASGLNIAAFNLGIAGGAWGGGLIVAHMGLIHTAWIGGLVVLVALALTAWSGRLDRLGPVYAEPAEGSARVVTSH from the coding sequence ATGCCCATTGCCCTGCTCGCGCTGACCCTCAGCGCCTTTGCCATCGGGACGACCGAGTTCGTCATCGTTGGCCTGTTACCCACCATTGGCGCCGACCTCGGCGTCAGTCTGCCGTCCGCTGGCCTGCTGGTCAGTCTGTATGCCCTTGGCGTTGCCGTCGGCGCCCCGGTGCTGACCGCCCTCACCGGCAAGGTTCCGCGCAAATTGCTGCTGTTGTCGCTGATGGTGCTGTTCACCCTCGGCAATCTGCTGGCGTGGCAAGCACCAAGTTACGAGTCATTGATCCTCGCACGGATCGTCACCGGCCTGGCCCACGGGGTGTTTTTCTCGATCGGCTCAACTATCGCCACCAGTCTAGTGCCGAAGGAAAAAGCCGCCAGCGCGATTGCCATCATGTTCACCGGCCTGACCGTGGCGTTGGTCACCGGCGTGCCGCTGGGGACATTCATCGGCCAGCATTTCGGCTGGCGTGAAACCTTCCTCGCCGTTTCCGTACTGGGCGTGATCGCCTTCATCGGCAGCCTGCTCTACGTGCCGAAAAATATCGCCCACAGCAAACCCGCCTCGTTGTTGCAGCAACTGCAGGTGCTCAAACAACCGCGCCTGTTGCTGGTGTATGCCATGACGGCCGTCGGCTACGGTGGCTCGTTCATTGCCTTCACCTTCCTCGCACCGATTCTTCAGGACCTCTCCGGCTTCAGCGCCAGCACCGTCAGCCTGGTGTTGCTGGTCTACGGCATCTCCGTGGCCGTCGGCAACATATGGGGCGGCAAACTGGCGGACAAGCGCGGCCCGATCAGCGCCCTGAAAATCATCTTTGCCCTGCTCGCCGCCGTGTTGTTCGTGCTGACTTTCACCGCCGGCAATCCTTGGCTCGCGCTGGCCACCGTGCTGGTCTGGGGCGCTGTGGCATTCGGCAACGTGCCGGGATTGCAGGTGTATGTGGTGCGTCAGGCGGAGCATCACACCCCGCAGGCGGTGGACGTGGCGTCCGGCCTGAACATCGCGGCGTTCAACCTCGGCATTGCCGGTGGCGCGTGGGGTGGTGGCCTGATCGTCGCCCACATGGGGTTGATTCACACCGCGTGGATCGGTGGTCTGGTGGTGTTGGTGGCGCTGGCATTGACCGCTTGGAGTGGACGTCTTGATCGCCTCGGCCCGGTCTATGCCGAACCGGCTGAGGGCTCTGCCCGCGTTGTAACAAGTCACTGA